In one window of Helianthus annuus cultivar XRQ/B chromosome 17, HanXRQr2.0-SUNRISE, whole genome shotgun sequence DNA:
- the LOC110923569 gene encoding mitochondrial phosphate carrier protein 3, mitochondrial — MAFSDESRQSLIPNFLYTSSFSTTNRLMEKFNNNSNPNLYRSASIPKDEQKLVIPAPSEPFGKIEMYSPQFYAACTAGGILSCGLTHMTVTPLDLVKCNMQIDPVKYKSISSGFGVLLKEQGVRGFFRGWVPTLLGYSAQGACKFGFYEFFKKYYSDIAGPEYATKYKTLIYLAGSASAELIADVALCPMEAVKVRVQTQPGFARGLGDGLPKFVRSEGALGLYKGLVPLWGRQIPYTMMKFASFETIVEMFYKYAIPTPKNECSKSFQLGVSFAGGYVAGVLCAIVSHPADNLVSFLNNAKGASVGDAVKKLGVWGLFTRGLPLRIVMIGTLTGAQWGIYDAFKVFVGLPTTGGAAPPAAIEPAKA; from the exons ATGGCGTTTTCCGACGAATCTCGACAGTCTCTGATCCCTAATTTCCTCTATACGTCGTCGTTTTCAACCACCAACCGCCTCATGGAAAAATTCAACAACAATTCAAACCCTAACTTGTATCGATCTGCTTCAATTCCAAAAGATGAGCAAAAGTTGGTGATTCCTGCTCCTAGTGAGCCGTTTGGAAAGATCGAGATGTACTCGCCTCAATTTTACGCTGCTTGTACTGCTGGTGGTATCCTCAGCTGTGGTCTCACTCATATGACTGTTACTCCTCTTGATCTTGTGAAATGTAACATGCAG ATCGATCCAGTCAAGTACAAGAGTATTTCATCAGGTTTTGGGGTATTGCTAAAGGAGCAGGGTGTGAGGGGGTTCTTCAGGGGATGGGTCCCTACTTTGCTTGGTTACAGTGCTCAGGGTGCTTGTAAATTCGGATTCtatgagtttttcaagaaatacTACTCTGACATTGCTGGCCCAGAGTATGCTAccaagtacaaaactttgatctACTTGGCTGGTTCTGCATCTGCTGAGTTGATTGCTGACGTCGCTCTTTGTCCCATGGAGGCGGTGAAGGTTCGTGTCCAAACACAACCTGGTTTTGCTAGGGGCCTAGGTGATGGACTTCCAAAGTTTGTTAGATCTGAAGGCGCACTTGG GTTATACAAGGGATTGGTGCCACTTTGGGGACGACAGATACCGT ACACGATGATGAAGTTTGCTTCATTTGAGACAATTGTAGAGATGTTTTACAAATACGCCATCCCGACACCCAAAAATGAATGCAGCAAGTCGTTTCAGCTTGGTGTCAGTTTTGCTGGTGGATATGTTGCCGGTGTTCTCTGTGCTATTGTATCTCATCCTGCTGATAATCTTGTCTCGTTTCTTAACAATGCTAAGGGAGCAAGTGTTGGAGAC GCTGTGAAGAAGCTTGGAGTTTGGGGTCTTTTCACCAGAGGGCTTCCATTACGAATTGTCATGATTGGTACTCTCACTGGAGCCCAATGGGGAATTTATGATGCTTTCAAAGTGTTTGTCGGACT GCCAACCACGGGCGGTGCTGCACCTCCTGCTGCTATTGAACCTGCAAAAGCCTAG
- the LOC110923061 gene encoding GEM-like protein 5 has product MNPHQPPPPPYPSSSSSSSDPSLGTHVMGTPVPPGQSNPYVQYGAPQPPPPHHHQPRPTNVNMDNVRKKLNTWGNKAETAASNIWTNLKSGQSVTGSAWGKMNLTAKALTEGGFEALYKQNFTTYPHEKLNRTFACYLSTSTGPVAGTLYLSNIHVAFCSDRPLSSIQPNGMESWIYYKVIIPLEKIATVNPVTIPGKKQIDKYIQISTIDGQDFWFMGFVNHDKASKHLLNGVATCVKSIPFVP; this is encoded by the exons ATGAACCCACACCAACCACCACCTCCTCCTTAtccttcttcatcatcatcatcatctgatcCTTCTTTGGGGACTCACGTTATGGGTACACCCGTCCCACCCGGTCAGTCAAACCCGTATGTCCAATACGGAGCCCCTCAGCctcctcctcctcatcatcatcaacctcgtCCCACCAATGTTAACATGGATAACGTCCGTAAGAAGTTAAATACATGGGGTAACAAGGCCGAGACCGCTGCATCCAACATCTGGACCAATC TGAAATCTGGTCAATCTGTGACTGGATCGGCATGGGGGAAGATGAATTTGACCGCAAAAGCGTTAACGGAAGGTGGGTTTGAAGCTTTGTACAAGCAGAACTTCACGACGTACCCACACGAGAAGCTTAACCGGACTTTTGCTTGTTACTTGTCGACTTCCACCGGGCCTGTTGCAGGAACATTGTATCTTTCCAATATTCATGTCGCGTTTTGTAGCGATCGCCCCTTGTCTTCCATCCAACCCAACGGCATGGAGTCATGGATCTACTATAAG GTTATTATCCCATTGGAGAAGATAGCCACGGTGAACCCAGTTACGATACCAGGTAAAAAGCAAATAGACAAGTATATCCAGATCTCTACGATTGACGGTCAAGATTTCTGGTTCATGGGTTTCGTGAATCATGATAAAGCATCGAAGCATCTCCTCAACGGTGTGGCCACTTGTGTTAAGTCTATCCCATTTGTTCCATGA